In Mycoavidus cysteinexigens, a genomic segment contains:
- the cutA gene encoding divalent-cation tolerance protein CutA: MISNIVNAQGLDHMTDTVVLILTTLPSTEAAATLSRQALDTKFAACVTQFAPVHSRYFWQGKFEETEEIVLLFKTTVEMAPKLKEWIARHHPYQTPEILSWPTSAHPAYAQWVAATGLQ; encoded by the coding sequence ATGATTAGCAATATCGTCAATGCACAGGGGTTAGATCATATGACAGACACCGTAGTCTTGATTCTCACCACGTTACCTTCGACGGAAGCAGCGGCTACATTGAGCCGCCAGGCGCTCGACACGAAATTTGCGGCCTGTGTTACACAATTTGCGCCCGTGCACTCGCGTTATTTTTGGCAAGGCAAGTTTGAAGAAACCGAAGAGATCGTGCTTCTTTTTAAAACTACGGTTGAAATGGCGCCAAAGCTAAAAGAATGGATTGCGCGCCATCATCCTTATCAAACGCCTGAAATTCTCAGTTGGCCAACTTCGGCTCATCCTGCTTATGCGCAATGGGTCGCGGCTACTGGGCTGCAATAA
- a CDS encoding asparagine synthase-related protein, producing MTILGCVYPTPQEPLTPNRDWFLTYDKTRRLAGAFWQEADEYHSMCTLFSHDETLFYCLYGQAFSKQDNREINKSDLREIALKGPSLLTAKFWGAYLFICFDKIARKFICCCDPSNRWAVYWSWSERHGLLFSDTITCLHQTLTEIGERPSWNKSFFTTWLRTSTVQSGALPFDNILELPPGCAIFYTYGRKPEMSSVWDPLKSPVRDSISQNPYDILKNYLSLNVSHNDQPVLELSGGLESSSILLAMQALAPVTQPLSCAHYYNSEVGSSNELEHARRVAQYTGARLNEIDNKVLSFAPVKLIPRLAKPHFRSNSFAFNQHIASRLDECENTILISGHGGDALFLAPPPCSVLADAALTLHWRHLMRRAVDLALIRRKPLSHIAWSAIKSVFSSDPFGNVSRAFKLLSDAAQGEPLDGWSHLHPFIQNTNIRLPGKLYQLFLAYLSLDDVRTPAHPFKRGTHYPFLCQPMIECALSTPSYRHFEGAHNRIILRKAVSTATGYPHLWRRNKGETTGIHLLGIRQHKAHVMAHCLEGFLAKEGYIDPIRTHAAILESCKGRNEYLTDIFHIYSAELFIQGWQ from the coding sequence ATGACCATTCTAGGCTGCGTTTACCCCACACCACAAGAGCCATTAACGCCAAACCGAGACTGGTTTTTAACTTATGATAAAACAAGGCGGCTAGCCGGTGCGTTTTGGCAAGAGGCGGACGAATACCATAGCATGTGTACTTTGTTTAGCCACGACGAAACGCTTTTTTATTGTCTTTATGGGCAAGCGTTTTCAAAGCAAGACAATCGGGAAATTAACAAAAGTGACTTGCGTGAAATCGCCTTAAAAGGCCCTTCTTTATTAACGGCTAAATTTTGGGGCGCGTATTTATTTATCTGTTTCGACAAAATAGCTAGAAAATTCATTTGCTGTTGCGATCCAAGTAATCGATGGGCGGTATATTGGTCGTGGTCTGAGCGCCATGGATTATTATTTTCAGATACGATTACCTGTTTACATCAAACTCTGACTGAGATAGGTGAGCGCCCAAGCTGGAATAAATCGTTCTTTACCACTTGGCTGCGCACGAGCACAGTTCAAAGTGGTGCCTTGCCATTTGATAACATCTTGGAACTTCCGCCAGGATGCGCTATTTTCTATACTTATGGGCGCAAGCCAGAAATGTCGTCTGTTTGGGATCCGCTCAAGAGCCCAGTTCGTGATTCAATCTCTCAAAATCCGTACGATATTTTAAAAAACTACCTAAGCCTAAACGTGTCGCACAACGACCAGCCGGTGTTAGAGCTTTCAGGTGGCTTAGAGTCGAGTTCTATTTTGCTGGCCATGCAGGCATTAGCGCCTGTTACGCAACCGCTTTCTTGTGCTCATTATTATAATTCTGAGGTTGGCTCGTCTAACGAGCTTGAGCACGCGCGCCGCGTCGCTCAATATACGGGCGCCCGGCTTAACGAAATCGATAACAAAGTTTTATCATTCGCGCCTGTCAAGCTCATCCCACGCCTCGCAAAGCCCCACTTCCGCTCTAACTCGTTTGCATTTAATCAGCATATTGCCAGCAGGCTCGACGAATGTGAGAACACTATACTCATCAGCGGACATGGCGGGGATGCACTTTTTCTCGCGCCGCCTCCTTGCAGCGTGCTGGCCGATGCAGCGCTTACGTTGCACTGGCGGCATCTGATGCGTAGGGCGGTGGATTTGGCGTTAATCCGTAGAAAACCTCTTTCCCATATCGCGTGGTCTGCCATCAAATCTGTATTTTCTTCGGATCCGTTCGGAAATGTCAGTCGCGCGTTTAAGCTACTGTCTGATGCAGCTCAAGGAGAACCGCTCGATGGCTGGTCCCATTTACATCCATTTATTCAAAACACAAATATTCGCCTTCCCGGTAAATTATACCAGCTATTTCTAGCTTATTTATCGCTAGATGATGTAAGAACGCCGGCGCATCCATTCAAAAGAGGCACACATTATCCATTTCTGTGTCAGCCAATGATCGAATGCGCACTGTCGACACCTAGCTATCGTCACTTTGAGGGAGCCCATAATCGCATTATCCTTAGAAAGGCTGTCTCTACCGCAACCGGCTATCCGCACCTCTGGCGGCGCAACAAAGGTGAAACAACCGGCATCCACTTGCTTGGCATACGGCAACATAAAGCTCATGTGATGGCCCATTGCCTCGAAGGTTTTTTAGCTAAAGAGGGGTATATTGACCCAATTCGAACCCATGCTGCAATTTTGGAGAGCTGCAAAGGCCGCAACGAATATTTAACCGACATTTTTCATATTTATTCCGCTGAACTCTTTATTCAGGGATGGCAGTAG
- a CDS encoding burhizin family lasso peptide produces the protein MTKSKELSQDIQLEETLMEFCASEATMGAVGEKNEAGFGKYDDV, from the coding sequence ATGACCAAGAGCAAAGAACTAAGCCAAGATATTCAGTTGGAAGAAACCCTAATGGAATTTTGCGCTTCTGAAGCAACCATGGGCGCGGTAGGAGAGAAAAACGAAGCCGGCTTTGGTAAATACGATGACGTGTAA
- a CDS encoding BPSS1780 family membrane protein, which produces MYFNQVTAKTGYLWFKQGLQLFWKNLTTFLIASLGYALLMLLISSAPVLGHYLPLVLLPLVTICFMTVCRNTLNHESTSPLALFTSLRATFNKGAVWQLLLLGLCQAFALFILVLLIQKVVSLNAQPKIMESSPSILFILMLAMILSSIANAMLLWFSPALIAWRQVPLHKAIFFSVVVCWRNLTAIIVHGLLWLGFACALSLVVFSILSVLGSAEEQIKQNLIFTMQIILVPLSFCTRYASYISCFPTEPPATMQP; this is translated from the coding sequence ATGTATTTTAATCAAGTTACCGCCAAAACTGGCTATTTATGGTTTAAACAAGGGCTTCAGCTCTTTTGGAAAAATTTAACGACTTTTCTAATTGCCTCTTTGGGCTATGCGTTGTTAATGCTGCTCATTTCCTCTGCACCTGTGTTGGGCCATTACCTGCCGTTAGTTTTACTGCCGCTCGTAACGATTTGCTTCATGACAGTATGTCGCAACACACTCAATCATGAATCAACCTCCCCCCTCGCTTTGTTCACTAGCTTACGCGCCACTTTCAACAAGGGCGCTGTATGGCAATTGTTATTGCTCGGCCTATGCCAAGCGTTCGCTCTCTTCATTTTGGTACTCTTGATACAAAAGGTCGTATCGCTGAATGCCCAACCCAAAATCATGGAAAGCAGCCCTTCAATATTATTTATATTGATGTTGGCGATGATTCTAAGTTCTATTGCGAATGCGATGCTACTTTGGTTTTCTCCCGCTTTAATCGCATGGCGCCAAGTGCCTTTGCATAAGGCAATTTTCTTTAGTGTGGTTGTCTGCTGGCGGAATCTAACCGCGATTATTGTGCATGGATTACTGTGGCTAGGCTTTGCTTGTGCGTTGTCATTAGTCGTGTTCAGTATCTTGTCCGTACTCGGAAGCGCTGAGGAACAAATTAAGCAAAACTTAATATTTACTATGCAAATTATTTTAGTTCCGCTTTCTTTTTGTACCCGTTATGCAAGTTATATTAGCTGTTTTCCAACTGAACCGCCTGCGACTATGCAGCCATGA